The following are from one region of the Nicotiana tabacum cultivar K326 chromosome 3, ASM71507v2, whole genome shotgun sequence genome:
- the LOC107801153 gene encoding protein FD-like: MEEVWKNINLSSLNDDTTTSSRDHIDPQQNISNSTNFGGMILQDFLARPFANNPKTAAKGYVPPIFPPPAAAAVTVLTLNSGPGLHFFGNLRQNSSSEQQKSISNTSFEDLASPVGGNTNGRKRCSESDDNNSSDQKNKRMIKNRESAARSRARKQAYTNELEQKVAHLMEENVRLKKQQQPLCLAAAAQLPKKKSLYRTSTAPF, encoded by the exons ATGGAAGAAGTTTGGAAAAACATAAATCTTTCTTCTCTAAATGACGACACTACTACTTCTTCTAGAGATCATATTGATCCACAACAAAATATTAGTAATTCTACCAATTTTGGTGGCATGATTTTACAAGATTTCTTGGCTAGGCCATTTGCTAATAACCCTAAAACAGCAGCAAAAGGCTATGTCCCCCCTATTTTTCCTCctcctgctgctgctgctgttacTGTGTTGACATTAAACTCTGGCCCTGGACTTCATTTCTTTGGTAACTTAAGGCAAAACTCAAGTTCTGAGCAGCAAAAATCTATTTCTAATACGTCATTTGAGGATTTGGCTTCACCAGTTGGAGGGAATACTAATGGAAGAAAGAGGTGCAGTGAGTCTGATGATAACAATTCAAGTGACCAGAAAAACAAGAGGATGATCAAGAACCGTGAGTCTGCTGCTAGATCAAGGGCTAGAAA GCAGGCTTATACGAATGAATTGGAGCAAAAAGTAGCCCATTTGATGGAAGAAAATGTCAGGCTCAAGAAGCAGCAACAGCCG TTATGCTTAGCAGCAGCTGCTCAACTTCCAAAAAAGAAGTCTCTCTATCGAACTTCAACAGccccattttga